Proteins encoded together in one Vigna angularis cultivar LongXiaoDou No.4 chromosome 5, ASM1680809v1, whole genome shotgun sequence window:
- the LOC108339662 gene encoding proline-rich protein 4 — MQVFTRRQGALLCFWLSVLFLVVGFCYGGDHTTVQVVGLGECTDCNAKNIKTSQAFSGLRATVECKAASGDFERRGVGELDENGNFKVSLPDDIVKADELKEECYVQLLSASAAPCPSHDGPFSTKIVIKSKGVDKHTLGPAGKLKFSSETCASAFFWKHHPLIPKLPPHPPITIPPIVFPPFPPKIFHKHPPPVYTPPPVYTPPPVEPSPPTKPPPSPPKPPKPSPPKEPPHPKPPKPCPPKEPPHPKPPKPHPKPPKPSPPKEPPHPKPPKPCPPKVKPPLPPKPSPPKEPPHPKPPKPCPPKPPKVKPPVPPPVKPLPPPVPKKPCPPKHPLLPPLKPHPHPLLPPLKPLPPLPKLPPKHFFHHPKWPPVPPSSSHP; from the exons ATGCAGGTTTTTACCCGGCGCCAAGGAGCACTTTTGTGCTTCTGGTTGTCTGTGCTATTTCTGGTAGTAGGCTTCTGCTATGGTGGCGACCACACCACAGTCCAGGTAGTTGGACTCGGAGAATGCACAGACTGCAAtgctaaaaatattaaaactagcCAGGCTTTCTCAG GACTACGTGCAACAGTAGAGTGCAAAGCAGCAAGTGGGGACTTTGAAAGGAGAGGGGTTGGTGAGCTTGACGAAAATGGAAACTTCAAAGTGTCCCTTCCAGATGACATTGTGAAAGCTGATGAACTCAAAGAAGAATGCTATGTTCAGTTACTCAGTGCATCAGCTGCTCCTTGTCCTTCCCATGATGGTCCTTTTAGCACCAAAATTGTTATCAAGTCAAAAGGTGTCGACAAACACACACTTGGTCCTGCTGGAAAACTCAAGTTTTCTTCAGAGACATGCGCTTCTGCTTTCTTCTGGAAGCACCACCCTCTCATTCCTAAGCTTCCTCCTCATCCACCCATCACCATCCCTCCAATAGTATTTCCACCGTTTCCACCAAAGATTTTCCATAAACATCCTCCACCTGTGTATACTCCTCCGCCTGTATATACTCCTCCTCCTGTTGAACCTTCTCCTCCTACTAAGCCTCCACCATCCCCTCCAAAACCACCAAAACCATCCCCTCCAAAGGAGCCTCCTCATCCAAAACCACCAAAACCATGTCCCCCAAAGGAGCCTCCTCACCCAAAACCACCAAAGCCTCATCCAAAACCACCAAAACCAAGTCCCCCAAAGGAGCCTCCTCATCCAAAACCACCAAAGCCATGCCCTCCAAAGGTTAAGCCTCCTCTTCCACCAAAACCAAGTCCCCCAAAGGAGCCTCCTCATCCAAAACCACCAAAGCCATGCCCTCCAAAGCCACCAAAGGTCAAGCCTCCTGTTCCACCACCGGTTAAGCCTCTCCCCCCACCGGTTCCAAAGAAGCCATGCCCACCAAAGCATCCCCTTCTTCCTCCACTCAAGCCACATCCACATCCACTTCTTCCTCCACTCAAGCCACTTCCACCTCTTCCAAAACTTCCTCCAAAGCACTTTTTCCATCACCCCAAATGGCCTCCGGTTCCCCCATCTTCTTCTCATCCTTAG
- the LOC108340845 gene encoding translocon-associated protein subunit alpha: protein MASIHKFLLFSLALLLFASPFLQVARCQSDSDDAVDNIEESSDIGIVGDDAQDFGDGTLSSAPGIDTISVFPKNSARLITAGEESELLVGVKNDGDSSLNVIAIRASIHLPFDHKLLVQNLTTQGFNNGSVPASAQATFPYLFAVSKFMQPGNFDLVGTIIYEIDDHPFQSVFFNGTVEVAEAGGFLSMESVFLVTLGAALLVLLGLWIHGQIQHLSKKTKRAPKVEVGTRSTDASTDEWLQGTAFTQSLSSKSKKKK from the exons ATGGCCTCCATCCACAAATTTTTGCTTTTCTCTCTCGCCCTTCTCCTCTTCGCTTCTCCTTTTCTCCAAG ttgCTAGGTGTCAGTCAGACTCCGATGATGCTGTGGATAACATTGAAGAATCAAGCGATATTGGCATTGTTGGGGATGATGCCCAAGACTTTGGTGATGGGACCTTGTCTTCCGCTCCAGGAATTGATACAATAAGTGTATTTCCAAAAAACAGCGCACGAT TGATAACAGCTGGAGAAGAGTCAGAGCTGCTTGTTGGTGTTAAAAATGATG GGGATTCAAGCTTGAATGTTATTGCAATCAGGGCTAGTATTCACCTTCCTTTTGATCACAAGCTGCTGGTTCAAAATCTTACTACCCAG GGTTTCAATAATGGTTCTGTACCAGCCTCAGCACAGGCTACTTTCCCATATTTATTTGCAGTCAGTAAGTTCATGCAG CCTGGAAATTTTGATCTTGTGGGCACTATTATTTATGAGATAGATGATCATCCATTCCAAAGCGTCTTCTTTAATGGCACTGTTGAAGTTGCTGAAGCTGGTGGTTTTCTTAGCATGGAGTCTGTTTTTCTTGTTACACTGGGGGCTGCTCTCCTTGTCCTCCTGGGGCTATGGATTCATGGTCAAATACAACACCTTTCTAAG AAAACAAAGAGGGCTCCAAAAGTTGAAGTGGGAACAAGGTCTACAGATGCTTCAACTGATGAATGGCTACAG GGAACTGCATTTACCCAATCTCTGTCGAGCAagtcaaagaagaagaagtag